A genomic segment from Clostridium pasteurianum BC1 encodes:
- the priA gene encoding primosomal protein N': MFKYAGIVINNESSEVDKIFTYEIPEDLIDFIKIGQRVKVPFGKGNKIVFGFIIELYETYKSTYSIKKIQCFCDSFTVLREKDIDLIKSMREKYICTYLDCIKLIIPTGINRGMKQKTSSKISVKNQLTGKYNKEPYNNIFSIINENNGNYTKNQLNKNFKLSLSSINTLIKHSFLSEEERIIDRYNEKIYEKYNEKKLNNDQQLAVNAIMRKNENKFLIHGVTGSGKTEIYMKLVSLMIESGKDSIILVPEIALTPQTVERFKGRFGKNIAVFHSRLSDGERYDEWIRVKSGKAKVAVGARSAIFLPFSNLGLIVIDEEHESSYKSEITPKYTAVEIGNMKSDLENCKLVLGSATPSLETYYKCLHNKMSTITISERADGAKLPKVSIVDMKEELRSNNKSMFSRLLLDEVNNALKNNNQIILFLNRRGHSTFVSCRKCGYVFKCEHCDISLTYHSESKKLICHYCGNTKELTSTCPKCGSKYVKYFGVGTEKIEEEIKKIFPSAKTLRMDYDTTRQKNSYEIIYNKFKNREADILIGTQMVAKGLDFKDVTLVGVIAADLSLNLPDYRANERTFQLINQVSGRAGRGVKEGKVIIQTYSTESHAIKAAADNDYLGFYEEEIKIRKSMEYPPFSNIFLINISSKNENLLIKNTQNIGMLLKNIVNEYSNIKMLGPCPCIISKIKEMFRWQIILKGNINYEFASYIKKFVYDCVKNDYNDIRISMDINPVNLL; the protein is encoded by the coding sequence GTGTTTAAATATGCGGGGATTGTTATAAATAATGAGTCTAGTGAAGTAGACAAAATATTTACATATGAAATTCCAGAAGACTTAATAGATTTTATTAAAATAGGTCAAAGAGTGAAGGTTCCCTTTGGAAAGGGAAATAAAATAGTTTTTGGATTTATAATTGAGCTCTATGAAACTTATAAAAGTACATACAGTATTAAAAAAATTCAATGCTTTTGTGACAGCTTTACAGTTCTTAGAGAAAAAGACATAGATCTTATAAAGTCAATGAGAGAAAAATATATATGCACTTATTTAGATTGCATAAAATTAATTATACCAACGGGCATTAATAGAGGAATGAAACAAAAAACTAGCAGTAAAATTTCAGTAAAAAATCAACTGACAGGTAAATATAATAAAGAACCCTATAATAATATATTTTCTATAATAAATGAGAATAATGGAAACTATACTAAAAATCAATTAAATAAAAATTTTAAATTATCCTTATCCTCCATAAATACTTTAATAAAACATAGCTTTTTAAGTGAAGAAGAAAGGATAATTGATAGATATAATGAAAAAATTTATGAAAAATATAATGAGAAGAAATTAAATAATGATCAGCAATTAGCCGTAAATGCAATAATGAGGAAAAATGAGAATAAATTTTTGATACATGGTGTAACTGGAAGTGGAAAGACAGAGATATACATGAAGTTAGTAAGTCTAATGATTGAGAGCGGCAAAGATTCCATTATTTTGGTGCCAGAAATAGCTCTTACACCTCAAACTGTAGAGCGATTTAAAGGCAGGTTTGGTAAAAATATAGCTGTATTTCACAGTAGACTTTCCGATGGAGAACGATATGATGAATGGATTAGAGTAAAAAGTGGTAAAGCAAAGGTAGCCGTTGGAGCCAGGTCTGCAATATTTTTACCCTTTTCTAATTTGGGATTGATTGTAATAGATGAAGAACATGAAAGTAGTTATAAATCAGAAATAACTCCTAAATACACTGCAGTGGAAATAGGAAATATGAAAAGTGATTTGGAAAATTGTAAATTAGTTTTAGGTTCAGCTACACCATCTTTAGAAACTTATTACAAATGTCTTCATAATAAAATGTCTACTATAACTATTTCAGAGAGAGCTGATGGAGCAAAACTTCCGAAAGTAAGTATTGTGGATATGAAAGAAGAATTGCGCAGTAATAACAAATCTATGTTCAGTAGACTTCTTTTGGATGAAGTTAATAATGCTCTCAAAAATAATAATCAGATTATATTATTTTTGAACAGAAGGGGACATTCTACTTTTGTTTCCTGCAGAAAATGCGGATATGTCTTTAAATGTGAACATTGTGACATATCTCTTACTTATCATAGTGAAAGTAAGAAGCTTATTTGTCATTATTGTGGAAACACTAAGGAATTGACTTCTACTTGTCCCAAATGTGGTAGTAAATATGTAAAATATTTTGGAGTAGGTACTGAAAAAATAGAGGAGGAAATAAAAAAGATCTTTCCATCAGCTAAAACTTTGAGAATGGATTATGACACCACAAGGCAGAAAAATTCTTATGAGATAATATATAATAAATTTAAGAATAGAGAAGCTGACATATTGATAGGTACTCAGATGGTGGCCAAAGGTTTAGATTTTAAAGATGTAACTTTAGTTGGAGTTATTGCAGCAGATCTATCACTAAATTTACCAGATTACAGAGCAAATGAGAGAACTTTTCAACTGATCAATCAGGTTTCAGGAAGGGCTGGAAGAGGAGTAAAAGAAGGAAAGGTAATTATACAAACCTATAGTACTGAGAGTCATGCTATAAAAGCAGCAGCTGATAATGACTATTTGGGATTTTATGAAGAAGAAATAAAGATAAGAAAATCTATGGAATATCCACCTTTTAGTAACATATTCTTAATTAATATAAGTAGTAAGAATGAAAATTTATTAATAAAAAATACACAAAATATTGGTATGTTATTAAAAAATATAGTAAATGAATATAGTAATATAAAGATGTTAGGACCCTGTCCCTGTATAATATCTAAGATAAAGGAAATGTTTAGATGGCAAATAATTCTAAAGGGTAACATTAATTATGAATTTGCCAGCTATATAAAAAAATTTGTTTATGATTGCGTTAAAAATGATTATAATGATATAAGAATTAGTATGGACATAAATCCTGTTAATTTATTGTAA
- the def gene encoding peptide deformylase → MALRNIRTLGDNILRKKSRNVDKINDRILTLIEDMKETMYEAHGVGLAAPQVGILKRLVVIDVGEGPIALINPEIIETKGSAIDEEGCLSIPEREGKVERPEYVKAKALNEKGEAIEIEGNGLLARAICHELDHLDGVLFIDKLVEGDEQ, encoded by the coding sequence ATGGCATTGAGAAATATAAGAACTTTAGGAGATAATATTCTAAGAAAAAAGAGCAGAAATGTTGACAAAATAAATGATAGAATACTTACATTGATAGAAGATATGAAGGAAACTATGTATGAAGCCCATGGAGTTGGATTGGCAGCACCTCAGGTGGGTATACTGAAAAGATTAGTAGTTATAGATGTAGGAGAAGGACCTATAGCACTTATAAATCCTGAAATTATTGAAACTAAAGGCAGTGCAATAGATGAAGAAGGCTGCTTAAGTATACCAGAAAGAGAAGGAAAGGTTGAAAGACCAGAATATGTTAAGGCAAAAGCCCTAAATGAAAAAGGAGAAGCTATAGAAATAGAAGGTAATGGTCTTTTAGCTAGGGCAATTTGTCATGAATTAGATCATTTAGATGGAGTACTGTTTATTGATAAGCTAGTTGAAGGAGATGAACAATAA
- the fmt gene encoding methionyl-tRNA formyltransferase, whose product MNNNLNIVFMGTPEFSVPSLKKLIDNFNVKAVFTQPDKPKGRGKKIAMSAVKEVALENDIPVYQPDRIKNHHEIIEKLKEINPDFIIVVAFGQILPKEILDIPKYACINLHASLLPKLRGAAPINWAIINGEAVSGNTTMLMDVGLDTGDMLLKDKVSITEYMTYGELHDILMERGGDLLVETINKYAKGEIVPEKQKDEDSNYAQTLNKESGRINWNNSSKNIVNLVRGLNPHPLAYSAYEEKNMKIHKAKALDKVYDKLPGTIIEVKDEGIVVACKEGSILIEVIQFPGKKAMRVNDYIRGNTIEAGVVLV is encoded by the coding sequence ATGAACAATAATTTGAATATAGTTTTTATGGGAACTCCAGAGTTCTCTGTACCTTCACTTAAGAAACTTATAGATAATTTTAATGTAAAAGCTGTTTTTACTCAACCTGATAAACCTAAAGGTAGGGGTAAAAAAATAGCTATGTCAGCAGTGAAAGAAGTAGCTTTAGAAAATGATATACCAGTTTATCAACCAGATAGAATAAAAAATCACCATGAAATAATAGAAAAATTAAAAGAAATAAATCCTGATTTCATTATAGTTGTAGCTTTTGGGCAGATACTGCCAAAGGAAATACTAGATATTCCAAAGTATGCTTGTATAAATTTGCATGCATCCCTTTTGCCAAAGCTTAGAGGAGCTGCTCCAATAAATTGGGCAATAATAAATGGAGAAGCTGTATCAGGTAATACTACCATGCTTATGGATGTTGGATTGGACACAGGGGATATGCTTTTAAAAGACAAGGTAAGTATTACAGAATATATGACTTATGGAGAACTGCATGATATTCTCATGGAAAGAGGAGGGGATCTTCTGGTAGAAACTATTAATAAATATGCTAAAGGCGAAATAGTACCAGAGAAACAAAAGGATGAAGATTCCAATTATGCACAAACATTAAATAAGGAAAGTGGAAGAATTAACTGGAATAATAGTAGTAAAAATATTGTAAATTTAGTTAGGGGTCTTAATCCACATCCACTTGCCTATTCAGCTTATGAGGAAAAAAATATGAAAATACACAAAGCTAAAGCTTTGGATAAGGTATATGATAAACTGCCTGGTACAATAATAGAAGTGAAGGATGAAGGAATAGTAGTTGCATGTAAAGAGGGTAGTATATTGATTGAAGTAATACAATTTCCAGGCAAGAAGGCAATGAGGGTAAATGATTATATTAGAGGTAATACAATTGAAGCAGGAGTTGTATTAGTTTAG
- a CDS encoding zinc metallopeptidase encodes MFFDRTFILLIPAIIISIWAQAKVSSTFEKYTRIRNRNGYTGSEVARMILDAAGLRDIPIEIIPGKLTDHYDPSNRVMRLSPEVFHGDSVSAIGVAAHESGHAIQHKEHYAPLEIRNSIVPVVNFSSGVSWIIFFLGMIFSIPILARVGVILFAAVVVFQLITLPVEFNASNRAVNILESRAILMGEEVKGAKEVLSAAAMTYVAAALMAVLNLIRLIAISRRD; translated from the coding sequence ATGTTTTTCGATAGAACTTTTATTTTATTAATTCCAGCTATAATTATATCCATTTGGGCACAGGCAAAAGTAAGTTCAACCTTTGAAAAATACACAAGAATCAGGAATAGAAATGGATATACAGGATCAGAGGTCGCTAGAATGATTTTAGATGCAGCAGGTTTAAGAGATATTCCTATTGAGATTATACCAGGTAAGCTTACAGATCACTATGATCCTTCAAATCGAGTTATGAGATTATCTCCAGAGGTATTTCATGGGGATTCTGTTTCTGCCATTGGAGTTGCGGCTCACGAATCAGGTCATGCTATACAACATAAAGAGCATTATGCTCCTCTGGAAATTAGAAATTCTATAGTTCCTGTTGTAAATTTTAGCTCTGGAGTATCCTGGATAATATTTTTCCTAGGCATGATATTTTCCATACCTATTTTAGCTAGAGTTGGTGTTATACTTTTTGCAGCTGTAGTGGTATTTCAACTTATAACACTACCAGTAGAATTTAATGCTTCAAATAGGGCTGTAAATATATTAGAAAGTAGGGCAATACTAATGGGTGAGGAAGTAAAAGGAGCTAAAGAAGTATTAAGTGCAGCTGCTATGACCTATGTGGCAGCGGCTTTAATGGCTGTATTAAATCTTATTAGACTTATTGCTATAAGCAGGAGAGATTAA
- the rsmB gene encoding 16S rRNA (cytosine(967)-C(5))-methyltransferase RsmB, with the protein MDKSREIAVKVLTGVFKDKSYSNILLGSSLNKSNLEGKDKALTTEIVYGTLKYKYTIDKILSYFIKKDLRSIDIYILNILRSSVYQIRYLDRIPEFAAVNEAVEMTKKEKGIGPSKFVNAVLRNYLRSKNINFIEKDKDDIDQICFDYSFEPWMVNLFLKQYGKENGISIMEGLNEVPGISVRINPLKGSYHEIFSKLLDCGFNVEKGYINKEAINIIKGGNIEQNELFRDGFITVQDESAMLVASSMEIQDNMTILDLCSAPGGKATHICEILNNTGVVKAFDLHANKLKLIEKNAKRLGIKNLNCSEMDSRKYNDKYKEIANRVLIDVPCSGLGIIKKKPEIKWNKSLKDLKSLIKTQRSIMINAAEYVKSNGYLIYSTCTLNSEENEENIQWFLNNNKVYKIEPLYFGKYDNIIYSKEGWVTIMPNKYMDGFFICKLRKIG; encoded by the coding sequence ATGGATAAAAGTAGAGAAATAGCAGTAAAAGTTTTAACAGGAGTTTTTAAGGATAAGTCTTATTCAAATATACTTTTAGGAAGTTCGCTAAATAAATCTAATTTAGAAGGTAAGGATAAAGCTTTGACTACTGAAATAGTATATGGCACTTTAAAATATAAATATACAATTGATAAAATTTTATCCTATTTTATTAAAAAGGATCTTCGGAGTATAGATATTTATATATTGAATATTTTAAGATCCTCTGTATATCAAATTAGATACCTGGATAGAATACCTGAATTTGCAGCTGTGAATGAAGCTGTTGAGATGACAAAAAAAGAAAAGGGAATAGGACCTTCTAAGTTTGTAAATGCTGTTCTTAGAAATTACCTTAGATCAAAGAACATAAATTTTATAGAGAAGGATAAAGATGATATAGATCAAATTTGTTTTGATTATTCCTTTGAACCCTGGATGGTAAACCTATTTTTAAAACAGTATGGTAAGGAAAATGGTATATCAATAATGGAGGGACTCAATGAAGTGCCAGGTATTTCTGTGAGAATAAATCCTTTAAAAGGAAGTTATCATGAGATTTTCAGTAAACTTTTAGATTGTGGCTTTAATGTTGAAAAAGGATACATAAATAAAGAAGCTATTAACATTATAAAAGGTGGAAACATTGAACAAAATGAATTGTTCAGAGATGGATTTATAACTGTTCAGGATGAAAGTGCTATGCTGGTAGCTTCTTCCATGGAAATCCAAGATAATATGACTATTCTTGATTTATGCAGTGCCCCTGGTGGTAAGGCTACTCATATTTGCGAGATACTAAACAACACAGGAGTAGTTAAAGCCTTTGATCTTCATGCAAATAAACTAAAATTAATAGAAAAAAATGCAAAGAGGTTAGGCATAAAGAATTTAAATTGCAGTGAGATGGACAGCAGAAAATATAATGATAAATATAAAGAAATTGCTAATAGAGTTTTGATAGATGTTCCCTGCTCAGGACTTGGAATTATAAAGAAAAAGCCAGAAATAAAGTGGAATAAGTCATTAAAGGATTTAAAAAGCTTAATAAAAACTCAGAGAAGTATTATGATAAATGCAGCAGAATATGTTAAAAGCAATGGATATTTGATATATTCAACTTGTACTTTAAATTCAGAAGAAAATGAAGAAAATATTCAGTGGTTTTTGAATAATAATAAAGTATATAAGATTGAACCTTTATATTTTGGAAAATATGATAATATAATATATAGTAAAGAAGGATGGGTAACTATAATGCCTAATAAGTACATGGATGGTTTCTTTATTTGTAAACTGAGGAAAATTGGGTAG
- the rlmN gene encoding 23S rRNA (adenine(2503)-C(2))-methyltransferase RlmN, giving the protein MINILDFDLAALKNWMKENGEKEFRAKQVFNWIYNEVWDFYNMNNIPKSTKDKLNSFFYIGIPELLEVYDSEDNNTKKFLYRYKDGSIIECVAMEYTYGNSICVSTQVGCKMGCKFCASTIGGIIRNLTAGEITAQILKTQSIIHKRISNVVLMGSGEPLDNYENVIAFINDINNDYSLNIGQRHITLSTCGIVPKIYDLADLKLQITLAISLHASSDEERKKIMPIANKYNIQELIKACTYYISKTNRRITFEYALVKGINDNEDSARKLGELLKNILCHVNLIPVNTVTENNFKKPSKENIKIFSNILNDFGINNTIRREMGSDINAACGQLRRSYAKSIEKRC; this is encoded by the coding sequence ATGATTAACATATTAGATTTTGATTTAGCAGCTTTAAAAAACTGGATGAAGGAAAATGGAGAGAAAGAATTTAGAGCAAAACAAGTATTTAACTGGATTTATAATGAAGTTTGGGATTTTTATAATATGAACAATATACCTAAATCTACAAAAGATAAATTAAATTCTTTTTTTTACATAGGTATTCCAGAATTACTTGAAGTTTATGACTCAGAGGATAACAATACAAAAAAATTTTTGTATAGATACAAAGATGGAAGTATAATTGAATGTGTAGCAATGGAATATACTTATGGCAATTCAATTTGTGTTTCTACCCAGGTAGGTTGTAAAATGGGATGTAAATTTTGTGCTTCTACTATTGGCGGCATAATAAGAAATTTAACAGCTGGTGAAATTACAGCTCAAATACTTAAAACTCAAAGTATAATTCATAAGAGAATTTCTAATGTAGTACTTATGGGAAGTGGGGAACCCTTAGACAATTATGAAAATGTAATTGCGTTTATAAATGATATAAATAATGATTATAGCCTAAACATAGGTCAAAGGCATATAACTTTGTCTACCTGTGGTATTGTTCCAAAAATATACGATTTAGCAGATTTAAAACTTCAAATAACTCTAGCAATATCTCTCCACGCATCCAGTGATGAGGAAAGAAAAAAAATTATGCCTATAGCCAATAAATACAATATTCAGGAACTGATTAAGGCATGCACTTATTATATAAGTAAAACTAATAGGAGAATAACCTTTGAATATGCTCTTGTAAAAGGTATAAATGATAATGAAGATAGTGCAAGAAAGCTTGGAGAATTGCTAAAAAATATTCTCTGTCATGTAAACTTAATACCGGTTAATACGGTTACAGAAAATAATTTTAAGAAACCTTCTAAGGAAAATATAAAGATTTTTAGTAATATACTAAATGATTTTGGTATTAATAATACTATAAGAAGAGAAATGGGAAGTGATATTAATGCCGCTTGTGGTCAGCTCAGAAGAAGTTATGCAAAGAGTATAGAAAAGAGGTGTTAA
- a CDS encoding Stp1/IreP family PP2C-type Ser/Thr phosphatase, translating to MVGILSDIGLSRKLNEDYVGTYEDDLKKVYIIADGMGGHNAGEIASKIAVDSTIKYINNLSEFNDPETILCEAIKSANIDIYNKSQENSSMTGMGTTITACLIIKDRLLVANVGDSSCFIVKPNDIIKITKDHSLVQQLVDSGSITEEEAVNHPNKNIITRALGTNITVDVDLFSIDIKDILKVILCTDGLTNVVSKHEIYDIIIKNNNKDACNQLVELSKMKGSKDNISVIIFEGECENVSRDYTE from the coding sequence ATGGTTGGTATTTTAAGCGATATAGGCCTGTCTAGGAAGCTAAATGAAGATTATGTGGGAACTTATGAAGATGATTTGAAGAAGGTTTATATAATTGCAGATGGAATGGGGGGACATAATGCAGGAGAAATTGCAAGTAAGATTGCTGTGGACTCTACCATTAAGTATATAAACAATTTAAGTGAATTTAATGATCCTGAAACTATTTTATGTGAAGCTATTAAGTCTGCAAACATTGATATTTATAATAAGTCTCAGGAGAACTCAAGTATGACAGGCATGGGGACTACAATTACAGCTTGTTTAATAATAAAAGATAGGTTGTTAGTTGCCAATGTAGGCGATAGCAGTTGCTTTATTGTAAAACCAAATGACATTATTAAGATTACTAAAGATCATTCACTAGTACAGCAATTGGTTGATTCTGGCAGTATTACAGAGGAAGAAGCAGTAAACCATCCCAATAAAAATATTATAACTAGAGCTTTGGGAACCAATATAACTGTGGATGTAGATTTATTTTCTATAGACATAAAGGACATTTTGAAAGTTATTTTGTGTACTGATGGCTTGACAAATGTTGTAAGTAAACATGAAATATATGATATAATAATAAAAAATAATAATAAAGATGCTTGTAATCAACTGGTTGAACTTAGTAAAATGAAGGGCAGTAAGGATAATATATCTGTTATTATTTTTGAAGGAGAGTGTGAAAATGTTAGTAGGGACTACACTGAATAA
- the pknB gene encoding Stk1 family PASTA domain-containing Ser/Thr kinase, translating into MLVGTTLNNRYELLEKIGEGGTAVVYKAKCHLLNRFVAVKVLKDELASDKEFVEKFKREASSAASLSSNNIVNTYDVGTENNINYIVLEYIKGKTLKQIITEEGNLSWKKAVNISRQIASALDCAHKNNIVHRDIKPHNILVTEDGIVKVADFGIAKASDSVTITNSNKIMGSAHYLSPEQAKGIVVDGRTDIYSLGIVIYEMLTGKVPYDAESPVSVALKHIQDPVIPPQNINANIPNNLNNLVLKCMEKNPVSRYQNAKELIEDLDKLNNNSNFDNQTLKDDYTRVMDPIKDTAQFTPLGNTNNLSKENLQDEIKKNSYTPEENKENEEEKQDKEIPHKRVSPVLKNKKSLIMATIIAIVAIIVVVVGLKLGESAASVTAKSGKVPNIIGMMQDKAKTLVESEGFKFTIAGTEKNDKPKGTVIASYPNVGDAVNKGDSIRVTISSGPDQSVVPDVGGLDLEKAKEVIQNAGCTVGDVSKDYSDSPVNTVTSINPIAGTTVDKGSAISMVISMGPRIKQSVVPSVKGKSQDEAVAALSNKNLLANVIPRETQDSNQNNIVADQDIPAGTKLNQGSKVTIAVYKYTPPAAVMPSVKGVSQDVAIANLNSENIASNVSYKITQDKNQNNVVAEQDIQPGTKLNPGDKVNLTVYQYTAPKDTNSTGDNNTVNNTVTNNSTANNPTANNPDENKKVKK; encoded by the coding sequence ATGTTAGTAGGGACTACACTGAATAATAGATATGAACTTCTTGAAAAAATAGGTGAAGGCGGAACAGCAGTAGTATATAAGGCTAAATGTCATCTTTTAAATCGTTTTGTTGCAGTAAAAGTTTTAAAAGATGAATTGGCTAGTGATAAAGAATTTGTAGAAAAGTTTAAGAGAGAAGCATCATCTGCCGCTAGCTTATCAAGCAATAATATTGTAAATACTTATGATGTGGGAACTGAAAATAATATAAATTACATTGTGCTAGAATATATTAAAGGTAAAACTTTAAAACAGATTATTACTGAAGAGGGGAATTTAAGCTGGAAAAAAGCTGTGAATATAAGTAGACAAATTGCTTCAGCTCTTGATTGTGCACATAAAAACAATATTGTACATAGAGATATAAAACCACACAATATCCTAGTTACGGAAGATGGTATTGTAAAGGTTGCTGACTTTGGAATAGCTAAAGCATCTGACTCGGTTACCATTACTAATAGTAATAAAATAATGGGTTCAGCTCATTATCTATCTCCAGAGCAGGCTAAGGGAATAGTGGTTGATGGAAGAACGGATATATATTCACTAGGTATAGTTATATATGAAATGCTTACAGGAAAAGTTCCCTATGATGCTGAAAGTCCAGTGTCTGTTGCTTTAAAACATATTCAAGATCCAGTTATACCTCCACAGAATATTAATGCTAACATACCAAATAATTTAAATAATCTTGTATTAAAGTGCATGGAAAAAAATCCTGTGTCTAGATATCAAAATGCCAAAGAGCTTATAGAGGATTTAGATAAATTAAATAATAATTCAAATTTTGATAATCAGACTCTAAAAGATGATTATACTAGAGTTATGGATCCAATTAAGGACACTGCACAATTTACTCCTTTGGGAAATACCAATAATTTAAGTAAAGAAAATCTACAGGATGAAATAAAAAAGAATTCTTATACTCCAGAAGAAAATAAAGAGAACGAAGAAGAAAAACAGGATAAGGAAATCCCACATAAAAGAGTAAGTCCAGTATTAAAGAATAAAAAAAGTTTGATAATGGCTACAATTATTGCCATAGTGGCTATTATAGTGGTTGTGGTAGGCTTAAAGTTAGGTGAAAGTGCAGCAAGTGTTACAGCGAAAAGTGGAAAAGTTCCCAATATTATAGGAATGATGCAAGATAAAGCTAAAACTCTTGTGGAAAGTGAAGGTTTTAAATTTACCATAGCTGGAACTGAAAAGAATGATAAGCCTAAGGGGACTGTAATAGCGAGTTATCCTAATGTGGGAGATGCTGTTAATAAGGGAGATTCTATAAGAGTGACTATAAGTTCAGGTCCTGATCAATCTGTTGTGCCTGATGTGGGAGGATTGGATTTGGAAAAGGCGAAGGAAGTAATTCAAAATGCTGGATGTACCGTAGGAGATGTAAGTAAAGACTATAGTGACAGCCCTGTCAATACAGTTACAAGCATTAATCCTATTGCAGGAACTACTGTAGACAAAGGTAGTGCTATTAGTATGGTTATAAGTATGGGACCAAGAATAAAACAATCCGTTGTACCTTCTGTAAAAGGGAAGTCTCAGGATGAGGCAGTAGCAGCATTGAGCAATAAAAACCTTTTAGCAAATGTAATACCCAGGGAGACTCAGGATAGCAATCAAAATAATATTGTAGCAGATCAGGATATACCAGCAGGAACTAAGTTAAATCAAGGCTCTAAAGTAACTATAGCCGTTTATAAATATACTCCACCAGCAGCTGTAATGCCATCTGTAAAGGGAGTGTCACAGGATGTAGCCATAGCCAACTTGAATAGTGAAAATATAGCTTCTAATGTGTCTTACAAGATTACTCAGGATAAAAATCAGAATAATGTTGTAGCTGAGCAGGATATACAACCGGGGACTAAATTAAATCCAGGGGATAAGGTAAACTTAACTGTTTATCAATATACAGCGCCAAAAGATACTAATTCTACGGGAGATAACAACACTGTAAACAATACAGTTACAAATAATTCAACTGCAAATAATCCAACTGCAAATAATCCAGATGAAAACAAAAAAGTTAAAAAATGA
- the rsgA gene encoding ribosome small subunit-dependent GTPase A: protein MQGIIVKGIGGFYYVKVANEIYECKARGKFRHNELSPLVGDNVVIELDRDNKGFIKEICTRTSMLIRPSIANVTQAFIVFAVRNPDFNMDLLNKFLVLCEINKLKVVICFNKIDLADKHEIETTVLLVKSIGYEIIYLNAKLGQGIDNIKNHLKENITVFCGPSGVGKSTILNSVVGHLAMETGDISEKLKRGKHTTRHCELLEIEGGYVADSPGFSSLDIGFIKKEELQRCFPEFEDYYDSCKFSTCMHYKEPGCAVKEAVEAGKINENRYKFYLKTLEEILNRREWK from the coding sequence ATGCAAGGAATAATTGTAAAAGGTATAGGCGGTTTTTATTATGTAAAAGTAGCTAATGAAATATATGAATGTAAGGCAAGGGGAAAGTTCAGGCATAATGAACTTTCCCCCTTAGTAGGAGATAATGTTGTAATAGAGCTGGACAGGGATAATAAAGGTTTTATTAAGGAAATATGTACTAGAACTTCAATGCTTATAAGACCATCTATAGCAAATGTAACTCAAGCCTTTATAGTATTTGCTGTTCGTAATCCTGATTTTAATATGGACTTATTGAATAAATTTTTAGTTCTCTGTGAAATCAATAAATTAAAAGTTGTAATATGTTTTAATAAAATTGATTTGGCTGATAAACATGAAATAGAAACTACTGTTTTATTAGTAAAAAGTATAGGCTATGAAATAATCTATTTGAATGCAAAATTAGGTCAGGGCATAGATAATATTAAAAATCATTTAAAAGAAAATATTACTGTATTTTGTGGACCTTCAGGAGTAGGTAAATCTACTATATTAAATTCTGTAGTAGGTCATTTGGCTATGGAAACAGGAGATATAAGTGAAAAATTAAAGAGAGGTAAACATACTACAAGGCATTGTGAACTTTTAGAAATAGAGGGTGGGTATGTAGCTGACTCACCTGGCTTTTCTTCTTTAGACATAGGTTTTATAAAAAAAGAAGAATTACAAAGATGTTTTCCTGAATTTGAAGATTATTATGATTCATGTAAATTTTCCACTTGCATGCATTATAAGGAACCAGGATGTGCGGTAAAAGAAGCTGTAGAAGCTGGTAAAATAAATGAGAATAGATACAAATTTTATTTAAAAACACTTGAAGAAATTTTAAATAGGAGGGAATGGAAATGA